One Esox lucius isolate fEsoLuc1 chromosome 1, fEsoLuc1.pri, whole genome shotgun sequence genomic region harbors:
- the rcbtb2 gene encoding RCC1 and BTB domain-containing protein 2 isoform X2, translating to MLDVGKWPVFALLPPEELRLIRQACVFGSAGNEALYVTLNDEVFALGTNCSGCLGLGDLQSTIEPRRIDVLCGKKIVSLSYGTGPHVVIATADGEVFAWGHNGYSQLGNGTTNHGLTPAQVSTNLLNKRVTEVACGSHHTIALTVDGEVFAWGYNNSGQVGSGSTANQPTPRRVSSCLQNKVVVNIACGQLCSMAVLDNGETYGWGYNCNGQLGLGNNGNQQTPCRIAALQGVNIVQVACGYAHTLALTDEGCVYAWGANSYGQLGTGNKSNQAVPTLINTDKERMVEVAACHTSHTSAARTQSGQVLMWGQCRGQAVACPYLTHFASTDDVFACFATPAVTWHLLTVDGDDYLTVAQSLKKEFDSPDISDLKFLVDGKCIHVHKALLKIRCEHFRALLNETDEESIEIQQFSYLVYRAFLEYLYTDTINLPPEDAIGLLDLATFYRETRLKRLCQETIKRGISEENAITLLSAAVKYEARH from the exons ATGCTGGACGTGGGGAAGTGGCCAGTGTTTGCCCTTCTGCCTCCAGAGGAACTGCGTCTGATCCGACAGGCCTGTGTGTTTGGCAGTGCTGGCAATGAAGCCCTTTATGTCACACTCAATGACGAG GTGTTTGCCCTGGGCACAAACTGTAGTGGTTGTTTGGGTCTGGGGGACCTCCAGAGTACCATAGAGCCGCGCAGGATTGACGTGCTTTGTGGGAAGAAGATCGTCTCTTTGAGCTACGGGACCGGCCCCCATGTGGTCATCGCTACTGCTG ATGGAGAGGTGTTTGCCTGGGGCCACAATGGCTACAGCCAGCTGGGGAACGGAACCACCAACCACGGCCTGACACCGGCTCAGGTCTCCACCAACCTGTTGAACAAGAGGGTGACGGAGGTGGCCTGTGGCTCCCACCACACTATAGCCCTCACCGTGGATGGAGAG GTATTTGCATGGGGCTACAACAACTCTGGCCAGGTTGGTTCTGGGTCCACAGCCAACCAGCCCACTCCACGACGGGTCAGCAGTTGCCTCCAGAACAAAGTGGTAGTGAACATCGCGTGTGGTCAGCTCTGCTCCATGGCAGTGCTGGACAATGGGGAG ACCTACGGCTGGGGATACAACTGCAACGGGCAGCTTGGTCTGGGGAACAACGGCAACCAGCAGACCCCGTGTCGGATCGCGGCTCTACAGGGGGTCAACATTGTACAG GTTGCCTGTGGCTACGCCCACACGTTGGCGCTGACTGACGAGGGCTGCGTTTATGCTTGGGGTGCCAACTCTTACGGCCAACTGGGCACGGGGAATAAGAGTAACCAGGCGGTGCCCACGCTGATCAACACTGACAAGGAGAG GATGGTGGAGGTAGCGGCGTGTCACACCAGTCATACGTCTGCCGCCAGGACCCAGAGCGGTCAGGTGCTGATGTGGGGTCAATGTCGGGGTCAAGCTGTGGCCTGTCCCTACCTCACCCACTTCGCCAGCACGGACGACGTATTTGCCTGCTTCGCCACGCCCGCTGTCACGTGGCACCTCCTCACCGTGG ATGGCGATGACTATTTGACTGTTGCCCAGTCTCTGAAGAAGGAGTTTGACAGTCCGGACATCTCAGATCTGAAGTTCCTGGTCGATGGGAAGTGTATTCATGTACACAAAGCTTTGCTTAAGATCAG GTGTGAACATTTCCGTGCTTTGCTGAACGAGACAGATGAGGAGTCCATCGAGATCCAGCAGTTCTCTTACCTGGTTTACAGAGCCTTCCTGGAGTACCTGTATACTGACACCATCAACCTGCCACCTGAGGACGCCATAG